The Neomonachus schauinslandi chromosome 11, ASM220157v2, whole genome shotgun sequence genome contains a region encoding:
- the LOC110593419 gene encoding high mobility group nucleosome-binding domain-containing protein 3-like — MPQRKSPENTEGKGGSKATKSSARLSAKPAPPKPEPKPRKPSAHKEPGTKTNKSTKRKEGEHKAGRKVLHHLKMVKLKQKVHRKQPVDHKVE; from the coding sequence ATGCCCCAAAGAAAGTCTCCAGAGAATACAGAGGGCAAGGGTGGATCCAAAGCAACGAAATCGTCTGCCAGGTTGTCAGCGAAACCCGCACCACCAAAACCTGAACCTAAACCAAGAAAGCCATCTGCTCACAAAGAACCTGGAACGAAGACTAACAAAAGTactaaaaggaaagagggagagcacaaagctGGAAGGAAGGTCCTGCACCATCTGAAAATGGTGAAACTAAAGCAGAAGGTGCACAGAAAACAACCTGTAGATCACAAGGTAGAATGA